The stretch of DNA GCTCTCGCAATACAGCTTCATAAAAAAGGCGCGTCAAATGCTGCGACTGTCGCGTTTTTACTCGCTTCTCCATGGGCAAATGTGGCCGTGACTATAATGCTTATAGGTTTTTTTGGGATAAAAGCACTATATATAGTCTTTTCAGCAATTATAATTGCTATCAATACAGGCTTTATCTTTCAGTTACTTGAGAGAAAAAATATTATTGGAAAAAACATGAATCAACTAGAATACAATAAGGATTTCTCTATAAAAAAAGATATCAAAAACCGGCTTAAAAAATACAGACTATCACGGCAGACCCTGCAAAGTGATATAAAGGGAGTTTATCAAGGAGCGATATCTCTGAGCAATATGGTATTATGGTGGATACTTATAGGCATTGGGATTTCTTCTATCGCGGGAGCATACATACCTTCCCACATTTTCCAGAACTATATGAACGCTTCTATTGGCGGTCTTTTTGTAACATTACTCGTTGCCACTGTTATTGAAGTATGTTCCGAAGGCTCCGCTCCAATGGCTTTTGAGATATTCAAACAAACACATGCTATTGGAAACAGCCTTGTATTTCTTATGGCCGGCGTAGCAACCGACTATACGGAGATAGGTCTTCTATGGCATAATGTTGGCAAAAAAACGGCTCTATGGCTGCCTATCATAACTGTTCCGCAAGTAATTATTTTGGGATGGATAGCAAATATCATTTTCAAATAGCTCTCATAACAAAATAATCTAAGTGTGTCTTGGGTGGTTTGAGATTTACAAATACTGCTTCAG from bacterium encodes:
- a CDS encoding permease, which encodes MAKDPICGMTVNEKDGLRITHAGNTYFFCSKNCMNKFAKENNILTCDTISCGRDQKNSIYKNKNFIVVLILLSVVFLSYVVPLLEPFRIALWEYFKIIWWAILLGFFLGGIIDHYVPREYVSHLLAQPKKKTIFYSVFLGFLMSACSHGILALAIQLHKKGASNAATVAFLLASPWANVAVTIMLIGFFGIKALYIVFSAIIIAINTGFIFQLLERKNIIGKNMNQLEYNKDFSIKKDIKNRLKKYRLSRQTLQSDIKGVYQGAISLSNMVLWWILIGIGISSIAGAYIPSHIFQNYMNASIGGLFVTLLVATVIEVCSEGSAPMAFEIFKQTHAIGNSLVFLMAGVATDYTEIGLLWHNVGKKTALWLPIITVPQVIILGWIANIIFK